A stretch of Polypterus senegalus isolate Bchr_013 chromosome 3, ASM1683550v1, whole genome shotgun sequence DNA encodes these proteins:
- the fhl5 gene encoding four and a half LIM domains protein 5, whose translation MSADHFDCHYCKASLLGKKYILREESPYCVKCYENLFANCCELCRNPIGCNCKDLSYKDRHWHEECFKCAMCKCSLVEKPFAVKDDLLLCTDCYSNEYSSRCFTCKKSIMPGARKMEYKGNSWHETCFLCHRCRQPIGTKSFIPKDNGYFCVPCFEKQFAHHCDCCKKVITTGGITYHDKPWHRECFLCTGCKKQLAGQRFTSRDDFPYCLDCFSNLYAKKCAGCAKAITSLAGAKYISFEERQWHSECFNCMKCAVSLVGRGFLTLRDDVVCTDCGREK comes from the exons ATGAGCGCCGATCACTTTGACTGCCATTACTGCAAGGCTTCACTTTTGGGCAAGAAATATATTTTGAGAGAAGAAAGTCCATATTGTGTTAAATGTTACGAAAATCTTTTTGCTAACTGCTGTGAATTGTGCAGGAACCCAATTGGTTGCAACTGCAAG GATCTCTCATATAAAGATCGTCACTGGCATGAAGAGTGTTTCAAATGTGCTATGTGCAAATGCTCATTAGTTGAGAAACCTTTTGCTGTTAAGGATGACCTCCTTCTCTGCACAGACTGTTATTCTAATGAATATTCCTCCAGATGTTTCACATGCAAGAAATCCATTATGCCTG gtgCTCGCAAAATGGAATATAAAGGTAATAGCTGGCATGAAACCTGCTTCCTGTGCCACCGCTGTCGCCAGCCAATAGGAACCAAGTCTTTTATTCCCAAAGATAATGGTTACTTTTGTGTGCCATGTTTTGAGAAGCAATTTGCTCATCATTGTGATTGCTGCAAAAAA GTTATAACTACTGGAGGAATTACTTATCATGATAAGCCCTGGCACAGAGAATGTTTTCTTTGTACTGGATGTAAAAAACAGTTAGCAGGGCAACGCTTTACTTCCAGAGATGACTTCCCATACTGCCTTGATTGTTTCAGTAATCTTTATGCAAAAAAATGTGCCGGTTGTGCCAAAGCCATTACAA GCCTTGCAGGAGCAAAATATATCTCATTTGAAGAACGCCAGTGGCATAGCGAGTGCTTCAACTGTATGAAATGCGCCGTCTCACTTGTAGGACGTGGATTCCTCACTCTTCGTGATGATGTCGTATGCACTGACTGCGGTCGTGAAAAGTAA